One Halocalculus aciditolerans DNA segment encodes these proteins:
- a CDS encoding recombinase family protein translates to MGEIACYCRVSTDDQSLERQLTSTQEYAEREFGASLSDLSIYRDKSTGTNTDRSGYQEMMTDASDGDLDAVVVHSISRICRSISDLERTASRLESDGVELHIVSEGLTLRPEESDPYQTALFQLLGVFAELEANMAQQRTKEGIAARQANDDYHHGPAPLGFSKDDGRLVEADDYHDVVAALDMVQKDELSKRKAARRLDTSRATINRALERTDLYGL, encoded by the coding sequence ATGGGAGAAATCGCCTGCTACTGCCGCGTCTCGACAGACGACCAGAGTCTCGAACGCCAGTTGACGAGTACCCAGGAGTACGCCGAACGCGAGTTCGGCGCGAGCCTCTCTGACCTCAGCATCTACCGCGACAAAAGCACCGGCACGAACACCGACCGCTCCGGCTACCAAGAGATGATGACTGACGCGTCCGACGGAGACCTCGACGCCGTCGTCGTTCACAGCATCTCACGCATCTGTCGGTCCATCAGCGACCTCGAACGGACAGCGTCGCGTCTCGAAAGCGACGGCGTCGAGCTCCACATCGTCAGCGAGGGCCTGACGCTCCGCCCCGAGGAGTCCGACCCGTACCAGACTGCGCTCTTCCAGTTGTTGGGCGTCTTCGCCGAACTCGAAGCAAACATGGCCCAGCAGCGGACGAAAGAAGGAATCGCCGCGCGACAGGCGAACGACGACTACCACCACGGCCCCGCTCCTCTCGGGTTCTCGAAAGATGACGGTCGGCTCGTCGAGGCTGACGACTACCACGACGTCGTCGCCGCGCTCGACATGGTCCAGAAAGACGAGCTCTCGAAGCGGAAGGCCGCTCGACGCCTCGACACCTCACGCGCCACCATCAACCGCGCGCTCGAACGAACCGACCTCTACGGATTGTAA
- a CDS encoding CAP domain-containing protein, whose amino-acid sequence MDFVQTTEQVDDRDLEPGEFEWRCKECGTRHPKNSPPCKKCGSMRFEKSPLRLNSSNPSVPRQRGQSVQSGSESESASGVPSSRRALLGYGVAAGAVLLGGGALIYDNDFANQEDDTSASVDNAESPSNNDAAANTSPTVDDVPGQADSASDIEFSTVEAMMRSQLNSSRSNSLTVKSETDDASTYYTRYLVKNGYESMDSDTLDQSFQEFGLQNWYAVRNKFTLESGRAIDYYESPGQLASDIIDGWREDPDIRNSLDSPEYRHYGADIHTATNGDVYVTVVLSD is encoded by the coding sequence ATGGATTTCGTTCAGACGACCGAGCAGGTAGACGACCGCGATCTCGAACCCGGAGAGTTCGAGTGGCGGTGTAAGGAGTGCGGGACGCGCCATCCGAAGAATTCCCCGCCGTGTAAGAAATGCGGGTCGATGCGCTTCGAGAAGTCTCCTCTCCGGCTGAACTCCTCGAACCCGTCCGTCCCCCGCCAGCGTGGGCAGAGCGTACAGAGCGGGAGCGAGAGTGAGAGCGCGTCGGGCGTCCCTTCATCGAGGCGCGCGCTCCTCGGCTACGGCGTCGCCGCCGGCGCGGTCCTACTCGGCGGCGGAGCGCTCATCTACGACAATGACTTCGCCAACCAAGAGGACGACACCAGCGCGTCGGTCGATAATGCTGAGAGCCCGTCAAACAACGATGCTGCCGCTAACACCTCGCCGACTGTCGACGACGTTCCCGGTCAAGCAGATTCTGCGAGCGATATTGAGTTCTCCACCGTCGAGGCGATGATGCGTAGCCAACTCAACAGCTCGCGTTCCAACAGTCTCACGGTAAAATCAGAGACAGACGACGCGTCTACGTACTATACGCGCTATCTCGTGAAGAACGGGTATGAATCGATGGACTCAGATACGCTCGACCAGAGCTTTCAGGAATTTGGCCTACAGAATTGGTATGCCGTTCGAAACAAATTCACGTTGGAGAGCGGTCGCGCCATCGATTACTACGAGAGCCCTGGTCAACTCGCGAGCGACATAATCGACGGATGGAGAGAGGATCCTGATATACGTAATTCACTCGACTCGCCGGAGTACAGACACTACGGAGCCGATATTCACACCGCGACGAACGGTGACGTCTACGTGACCGTCGTCCTCTCAGACTAA
- a CDS encoding tyrosine-type recombinase/integrase has protein sequence MNPEDLTPREAVNRYVDRRRPESTDHSAKTYWYRLKQFVEWCEENGIERVSELSGWTFENYETARAGDGVANVTLNGEMGDVRLFVRYLERIEAVDEGLSEKVHVPSVSPDEESSDVKLDTPEARALLSYYQRYEHGSRRHVLLAILWDTGCRLGALRGLDVRDYHRDEQYLSFRHRPDAETPLKKKSMGERPVAIMDDTAAAINAYLTSDDRWETHDEHGREPLLSSRQGRPSQNTVRVWTYLATLPCIHTECPHGRDPDDCQFTERNHASKCPSSRSPHQVRTGSVTWQLDRGIPPEVVAERVNASVATIKKHYDKATARERMEHRRRHYVDNLDLYEE, from the coding sequence GTGAATCCGGAAGACCTCACGCCTCGCGAAGCCGTCAACCGCTACGTCGACCGCCGCCGACCTGAGTCGACCGACCATAGCGCGAAGACGTACTGGTACCGGCTGAAACAGTTCGTAGAGTGGTGCGAAGAGAACGGCATCGAGCGCGTTAGCGAACTCTCAGGGTGGACGTTCGAGAACTACGAGACCGCCCGCGCCGGCGACGGCGTCGCGAACGTCACGCTCAACGGAGAGATGGGCGATGTCCGCCTGTTCGTCCGCTACCTCGAACGCATCGAGGCCGTCGACGAAGGCCTCTCCGAGAAGGTTCACGTTCCCAGCGTTTCGCCTGACGAGGAGAGTTCCGACGTCAAGCTCGACACGCCCGAGGCTCGCGCCCTCCTCAGCTACTACCAACGCTATGAACACGGCTCACGCCGGCACGTCCTCCTCGCGATACTCTGGGACACCGGCTGCCGCCTCGGCGCTCTCCGCGGCCTCGACGTCCGCGACTACCACCGTGACGAGCAGTACCTTTCCTTCCGGCACAGACCGGACGCGGAGACGCCGCTGAAGAAGAAGAGCATGGGGGAACGGCCCGTCGCCATTATGGACGACACGGCGGCCGCGATTAACGCGTACCTCACGAGTGATGACCGCTGGGAGACGCACGACGAACACGGTCGCGAGCCGCTGCTGTCGAGTCGGCAGGGACGTCCCTCCCAGAACACTGTCCGCGTCTGGACGTACCTCGCGACGCTCCCCTGCATCCACACGGAGTGTCCGCACGGTCGCGACCCCGACGACTGCCAGTTCACCGAGCGGAACCACGCGAGTAAGTGCCCGTCGTCGAGGAGCCCCCACCAAGTCCGAACAGGCTCGGTGACGTGGCAACTCGACCGCGGCATCCCGCCCGAGGTCGTCGCCGAACGCGTCAACGCCAGCGTCGCGACCATCAAGAAGCACTACGACAAGGCCACCGCCCGCGAGCGCATGGAGCACCGCCGCCGTCACTACGTCGACAACCTCGACCTCTACGAAGAATGA
- the cas6 gene encoding CRISPR-associated endoribonuclease Cas6 — protein sequence MRLLVRLTAQADAEYSISYHHKLRGRLWRAFEGTAFDEEHDTPNPRGWSFSNIFPWGSISEGDERSLLVASAREPVLAAVAEDLRENPEFNVGEMSFEVDGLTQVDPDVGEPGTRGTIETATGVFVRLFDEHRERYGIDGEYEGTPTYWQPEHTVEPFANAVEANLQHKHDQFAPDYLPGPEDVDGDLFEGYDLIKTYALPVTEGVEIEAVVSKWKLDYRVRDDHHRRHLNLALDTGIGGRNALGFGFVNVVDRTRPGETELEGEHAFP from the coding sequence ATGAGGCTTCTCGTCCGATTAACGGCACAGGCGGACGCAGAGTATTCGATCTCGTACCACCACAAGCTTCGTGGTCGGTTGTGGCGGGCGTTCGAGGGGACGGCGTTCGACGAGGAGCACGACACTCCGAACCCGCGCGGGTGGTCGTTCTCGAATATTTTCCCGTGGGGTTCGATTTCGGAGGGCGACGAGCGGTCGTTGCTCGTCGCGTCTGCGCGGGAGCCCGTTCTCGCGGCAGTCGCGGAAGACCTCCGTGAGAACCCCGAGTTCAACGTCGGCGAGATGTCCTTCGAGGTCGACGGTCTCACCCAAGTCGATCCGGACGTCGGCGAACCGGGGACTCGGGGAACGATCGAGACGGCGACGGGTGTGTTCGTACGGCTGTTCGACGAGCACCGCGAGCGGTACGGAATCGACGGGGAGTACGAGGGGACGCCGACGTACTGGCAGCCCGAGCACACCGTCGAGCCGTTCGCGAACGCGGTAGAGGCGAACCTCCAGCACAAACACGATCAGTTCGCACCGGACTACCTGCCCGGTCCGGAGGACGTCGACGGCGACCTCTTCGAGGGCTACGACCTGATCAAGACGTACGCGCTTCCCGTGACGGAAGGCGTCGAGATCGAGGCGGTCGTGAGTAAGTGGAAGCTCGATTACCGTGTTCGCGACGACCACCACCGCCGCCACCTGAATCTCGCGTTAGATACGGGGATCGGCGGCCGGAACGCGCTCGGGTTCGGGTTCGTGAACGTCGTCGACCGGACGCGGCCCGGCGAGACCGAACTGGAGGGCGAGCATGCTTTCCCCTGA
- a CDS encoding winged-helix domain-containing protein has translation MRKSASWMTLWDDRLLEWAETHDSVSASDVKDTVYFQISRSSISRRLKKLSEHGLLQHLGNGVYVITEQGEQYLRGELDANQLEPVNGEGGGAEA, from the coding sequence ATGAGAAAGTCTGCGTCGTGGATGACGCTATGGGACGACCGACTACTGGAATGGGCAGAAACCCATGACTCGGTTTCCGCCTCTGATGTCAAAGATACAGTCTACTTTCAGATATCACGGTCTAGTATCTCTCGTCGGTTGAAGAAACTCTCAGAACACGGTCTCCTTCAGCATCTCGGGAATGGCGTCTACGTCATTACGGAGCAGGGCGAGCAGTACCTTCGTGGCGAACTCGACGCGAATCAGTTAGAGCCAGTGAACGGGGAAGGCGGGGGCGCGGAGGCATAA